The following nucleotide sequence is from Siniperca chuatsi isolate FFG_IHB_CAS linkage group LG2, ASM2008510v1, whole genome shotgun sequence.
tgtTGTTTAAATGTTGTCACCACACTACTGGCTTTGTTTATAgtgattttaatgtgtttatatgtgtaactagtgttttttgtcataatgggtagggctgggtatcgtttaTAATTTTTCAATACTGAATCCAGTGCAATACTTTTTTTGATATTTGAcaaccctccctccctctttttccatCTCAAACGAATCGGAATTccttataatatttattaaaatgagCAAAGTTGttatttaaatttgtaaatatctaatcaaagaataagtaaacaagtcTAAAAATCTGACCAGGGATTCGTTGCCGCTAAAAGTACTAccataaatgtatttaagtttGATACCCAGCCTTTAATTAAATGATTCTGTTCAttatattcaattcaaaatcTTCAAGAATACTAATCTGAATGTAGTGTAaccaaaaaaatgacaaatgtataCTGAATTGTGTATTTAAAACAGCAGcacatatttacagtaactACATCTACGGCACCTATGTTGTACAAATGTCAGATATGCATCAACAATACTTTGCATTCCATTATTGATATTTGTAATGTCATTTTCAGTAAACACTTATTCATTTGAgagcaaacaaaatataacttgTAGTAATAAAGATTTAGACTACATGGGACCTACATGGCTAAAACATGTGAACCTGTCCACATAGAAGATGTTTGAATGCAATCCGAACAATAATCAAACTAATCTTTGTTTTGCAGGAAGGTGCTGCAGAAAACGTGACCATTTTACTTATTGGGAATAAGAGTGATCATGCAGAGCGGCAGGTTAAAACTCAGCAGGGGGAAATTCTCGCTAAGGTTTGGATCTGTGGCATTACGTCCTCTCACACTTTTAGAATATAAGTAAATAGTTCTGATTGTCAAAAGGCACTAAAGGCAGCAGTTTTACTTCCACAGGAGTACAACTTTGAATTCATGGAGTGTAGCGCTGCCACAGGTGAAAACGTGATTCACTCTTTGGAAACTATAGCCAGGTAACACATTTCACATCCGTCACTGACATTTCCTTAGTCCGTCTATCACATCTTAAGCATGTCCTTTAACAttctctgtgctgtaatgttgCAACTGattgtggtgttgttgttgttgccaggATGTTGAGTCAAAAAGTTGCCACAAGAGAGGAAGCCATGGTGTTACACAAAGAGCCCCAACAGAAAAAATCATCAGGATGTTGCTGAACAGATGTGGGTCTAAAACTGGGGCTCAATCTGCCTTTGGttcttttaatctgtttttattacaaattGTATTAATTTATGCAAATGTACATATACGTTAAATTTCCTTTTCACAATTACCTTTAGCCGTCTGAGCTTAGAAATTTCCCTGGGAGAGGGTGTTATGATGGGTCCTCACTGTGTACCttcatgtatatatattatactgtatagcTGGTGCGGGCTTTCTTTAGAGGCAGGTCAATGAACAGCTGCAAGTGATCAAGAAAATAGTTGTCACATAATGAataatggattttttaaaataattttatcattttgccctgtgttttatcttgttatcttgttgtttttccttctgGAACATGAATGCCTTACTCTGCTTGTGCAATTTGAAATGATCACATTAAGTCAATATTTGTAGAGTTCCAGACTAGGTATTTCCATTTGAAGATGTATGAACTAATCTCACTGAGAAACTAAACTTTTAGTACTTTAGCACTTTCTGTTCAGAAAAGTTTCTCAGGTCCTCAGTTGAAATAAGAAAACAGTTTCCACAAAGAGAATCTTCTATATTGTATTTACATGTCTGTGATTGCTCTACAGTGTCTATACTTGTCTATGCTTAATtcttaattttactttcatgacacaaatatatattaaatgtatgtatatactgtttCTGAATCTTAACAGGTAAATGACCTCTTGAAAGTTACAAAACATGGTACCAAATTGAAATTAACAAGGGTCTActaaaatttatatttatatttatataataaatattactttttgTCATACATTTCAGTGTTTACAAGCAGCTGCAATGTGTCTGTGAACAAGGGCATCTTTTAATTTTTGTAGCTGTTTAGCGCACAGTgttatttaataattacattaaGTTTATAATGATTTTGTATATTTACCATCTGTTCTAAATGAATGGTGTTGTGGTTGGCACTCGACCTACAGGTCAGCCACGTAACCATAAATACATTTCGTGCCTCTATAATGAAACACAGTGGTAGCAAAGTACTTAACAGGCTTTAAATATACATCAAAGTATTTTTTGGTTCTGTGTATTGCTCTATAACTTGTGTTACCAAATAGCTTTAATCAAATTCTTATGTCATCTCCTGCTTAATAAACCTCCAACGACTGCATGCTCTCAAAGTTAATTTGTGTCCTCATGGAAGTTGTGTGTTTCCAGACTGACAAAGACAACAGTGTTCCCACTGGAACAAGTCCTTCAATGGTATGAAGAGCATGACAACAATGGCGCCACTGCAATAACCTCATAACATCCCAAAGGAGCTTTTGTGGGAAACAGAAACGCTGAGGCAGCATCTTCCGACATCATCGCAGGACACAGACGACTACATCAAATCTGATATTAGTGATTGGCTCTGACTTCACTTGCTGCATTTACCCACCAGGAGAATTATTCCTCTTGTCCTCAGTTATTCAGATAATTTAGTTTTAGGCTGGAACATGTAAACACGATAACTCTGTCAAACATCAAACAGGTCCGtaattcagtggtggaaagtaactaagtacatttactcaagtactgttcttaagtacaatttttaggtatttgtactttttttccactccactacatttattcaagAGGTATAGTTACCAGTTacttcaaattaagattttacatacaaaacatatcaattcataaaatatgatccaatgttacagattaaattaccaaaagtatatgaagtagttaaaattagctccaccttgaccaacaACATAGTACCACTTTCATActaatacatcaataataataatgacccaataatataatagtataacagcgAGAGTAGCCACTCTGCATTATgattactttcacttttgatactttaagtacattttgttgctgaaattttgaatgcaggactattacttgtaatgcagtattttcataatgtggtattgctacttttacttaagtactgtaaatGATTTGAGTACTTCCTACACTACTGCTGTCATTTCAGAATACTTCCCAAATGATTTCCaagaagtttcctggaaagaacaaTGTCATGTAGTACTAATTACAGGGAAAACAGACAGTGTTCAATTAGTAAAtttccaattaattaattccaattaatTGCTGCTGTAACCTAGAGACTTTTAATCAGAACACAGCAGGTCAGCTCAACAAGCAAGGAGATCAAATCTGCCTACAGACAAGCctacaattcaacatatatgaagaatagtTTCCAATAATTATATCTGATATCTATGAATATCTTACTATCAAATTACAAAAGAGGAAATtacagacctgtaaaataaattgtCACCAAATACCTTTTAAATTGGGTCAAGGCACAAGGTTACTGATACAGTTTTATATCCTAAACCAGCTGCAAGGCGTTCTGTTAAAGTTATTATTGGGGTCATTGTTTCTTTCAGATGATCTATTATTGTTCACAGCGGGAGAGCAGACTGTTGATTATACCGACCACAGAAGGGATCAGGAGGCTCTTGAACAGGTTAACAGGATTTGTCCAGTTAGATCACAGTCTTGgaaatgactttaaaacaaaGCTAGAAAAGtaactgaaataaaagttaCGTTGACCTTTTGCCACTCAGGGGAGAGTTTGTGTTAATAAAGAAGGTGCATCATCTCTTCTACAGACCATCAAGTGATGATTTAACTTTGTATTAATGCACTGTTTAATGTCTTGTCTATAGACACTGAAATAAGCTCAAATTATCAAATGGCAGCTCAACCAAACAGCAAATAtcttttccatttatttcatgataaaaataaaccaCTTTCATATTAAGATTTGGGGAATAATGTAACATTACCTTCACAACATTTAACAAAGGTGAAAACATTGGAACATTCATATGAGATACAGCAAGTGTCACTATATATTAAGAGGAGTTTGCACATTAAACAAAAGCACGATGTAATTGATTTGTAATTTGATGCTTTCTCTTTTAGAAACCAGGATCTCTGGTCGTTCACATTTCTTTTCCAACTGAGCTGAACTCAAAGTGATGCAGCGTTCAGGCTCAGAGAGtcacattttttgtgaaatgtttgtgatCAACTACCAGAGTGACTTGTATTAACTGCTGGTCACAGCAAAAAGTCATTTAATTCTACCTACTGCTGCTTTGTCACTGGTGTCATTTTGTTGACTAGCTGTCGGTGTATTCTCTTCTGCTGGTTGTATTTCTGGGTCCTTGATCCGTGTGTgggagtttttttgtttttgtttagagGAGTGGTATTGTCTGATGGCCTGTGTAACATCAGAAGCAGTCCAGTGGTGATGGGTCAGGGCATCCTGCAGGGTGAAGGGGCCGTCTCTGGTCCGTCTAACTCCTTTACACACTGCTGTGCTGCGCAGCTCGAGTCCTATCTCATGCACAACTTTGCGCAAATATTTCTGCGTTTCATTTAGACACTGCACCTCTGTAAGAACagagcaaaaatatcaaacaagaTCAGCAAGCATCCTGAAAATCTGCATATTTCAAATTGTGGAATGAGGTTTCCTGTGTGTTCAACTGAAGATTATTTACCTAAAGTGAAGATGGGGGGCTGAAAGTGAGTGCAACGCAAGCCTGTCAAAACAGGCAGCGATTTCCCCTCTGGACCCAGTAAACCGTGCACAGCCATCTCATAGGCTTCCTGCGAGCGCATGTCTACATTGGAATACCTGtataggaaaaaaacaacaacaaaaaaaacatctaccATCATCTACCTGCACTACGAataatcatttatcattttactgtGGCCCTGCTGAAAGCACTTTGTGGACTGATGTGTTACATGTGCAGGGGGTCTTATTCAAGtagagcacagagaaaaacatcaatatcaTGTTTATatgaattaaatgaatattaaatgtAGTTAGTATACATTAACAAGGCCTTTTGATTGGCTCCCTGCAGCATCGCCAAGACTCTGTCCAGCTTATCCTGTGTGATGTGACCTGTTGAACACAACAATATTTTAGGGCCAGATACAGTCAAAGGCACAATAACAGAGCAAATGCTAGTATGCTAGATAGATACCAACTAACGAATATGAAATTACAATACAGTTACAGTTTTACAGAGTGACAATATTATTGTATATCAGTAATGAGCTGTGTAACCAATTATTTCAAGTAAAGGCATGGAGTTGCTTTAGATAAAATACTATTTCTAAAATGCAATGATCTAAAACTATGTGTTACTAAGTGAATAAACTGACGAAACTGAACACATATAGGAAAAAAGTAAGGTATCCTACCATATGTGGACCTTTCCATAACTCTTCCTGTGTGAGAGGAATCATCTGTAGCAGTCCCAAATTCACCCTCCAATGTGTAATCCTGAAACATGCCAAACAGCATTAAACCTGTGGATAGTGTATCTTCATTACATATTTGTACAATGAATGTAAAACCAGCAGGAAGTGATAAATTACCCTTGTGACTCGTGTTCTGTAGAGATCATTCAGGGCCTTGTTTCCATTTCCAACAGCAAGaactgaagtttaaaaaaaggtgtGAAAAAGAGACATCACATATTCAACACAACACGGTCTGAAACAAATGGGTTTTCTCCTCTGAACAGCTCTAAATCAATCATACCTAGGACACCAGAAGAGAATGTATCCAGGCGATGTCCTACTCCAACTCGAATACGCATGAATTCAGGTCCAGTCACTAAAAcgcacagaaaaaataaatgttattcaCTCATAGACAGTCCTCAGTGTGCACAGACATAACTGCATTTTATTATCATTCAGTCATTCCCACTAATATCAACATGCACTTCTGAAGTCTCTAATGAGCCATCAGGGCAGACTTTATTTATGGTCTATCTTAACATGACCAGGGCGGGATGGGGGGTGGAgtgaaaactaaattaaatagaCCTTTGTcagagcagacattttgacttgtcaaaatCCACCAGCAAAAGATAATTTTAACAAAGTCATGATACTTAACATCACATCAAACTCACATTACTTGAGTAAGTAAACTACAAATGGAATTAGTTGTACATATAAACATAGCTTCGGTCCTTAGAGCAGACAGCAGTACATGAGGCTTTGAAGAACTTTTATTCAAGAACACCATGATAAGACTTGTGTGGTGATGTGTATGAACAATAAGTAGGTGACCCATGAGATGAAGCTATGCAGTGAAGTGGACACACATACCCAGAGGATGCTTGGACAGTACTGGCACAGAGGCCGCTGACAGTGTGAGTCCCTTGGGTGCTCCAGTCTCACTGCTTGGGTGTGCCAAGAAGCGGACCTCCTGAGGAACTGGCTGGGACGGTGTAGCGTTTAAACCTATAAGGTGACACATACAGGGGTCAACAGGATACAGTGATTTATTTGGAGTCCAAGGTTGAAGGCAATGCTAAGTGACTTTTGTTAAATCTGCACATTAGCTCTATAATCATGTCTCACTGTCACAGCAGACATTGAAATCTAATTGTGAGTGTTTGATGGACCAGAAGTTACGTTTTTAAAGATATGTTATCCTCACCTTTCAGAAGATTTGTCTCGATGCTGTCCCGTACGAGTTTCCAGTGGACACCAGAGGGtttgtacacacaaaacagaccCTCTAACTTCCGAAACATCCGAATAGCTGGAGTTGCCATCAGGTCATCCAGATTTCTTTAAAAGTTATATTAGGTTACATCTCTTGAGACTTCTCACAGGGTTACAGTAGTTTGTTTTCTAAAACATGGGTTGACGTCTACTGCATGTGAACCTTCGCGCATGCGTACATATCTAGCAGTTTTAGTTTTGGTAGCTACTTTATGATCATACCGCCGCCTGCTGTACTGGATGTATAACAGGCAGGACTACCAACTACTGCACAACAAGCCTTATGTAAAAAGCCTGGAGATTATGTTTTTTAGCTGATATCAGAATAAACATTTTGCGGGATTATGTGTGGTTAGAAACGGGTAGGCAGAAGATAGTTGATTCATTTCGGAGAGGGTTGATAGAGAGATTGTACAGAGGAATGAACGTCGAGCTGTAACTCCATAGATGGCAACAGCTGCCGTAAACAGTCCCAACGAAGAAGAACtcaggctagctagctagctaaactgTAGCTAAGCTTGTTTACGGCCGCTGACAGGTCTGAAGCCTTGACTTCGGTAAAGTTTAAACTGTTACAACTTTTGTAGTTAGTTGAACTTTCTGGAGTAGCTGTCTGACAACGCCATGTGCAAAAGGCTGGCAAGTAGCTAATCATACAAAATTAACAAGCGTAACGTTAGCTAGTGGTACTAAATTGTACATGTAAATTGAACGTAATGGGGGGCGGTAGGGGTCaaggacattttaacatgtcacagTAACAAAGTCTGAATTATAATTTTGATGATTGTTGAATTGCATTTATcggcttcagtttcagggttctggtaatgctggctcactgtcatgacttactgggacacctgAATTAAAACAGATCCCTCCTTGAAGCCACAACAAGTCCATGGTCCGTCCAtccaggtgttttcacttaatctACCTGATTATATGTCACCTTTTAAAGGCGGGACAAGTACACCTTTATCATTTTCATTGGTACTTAAGAGTCTGATGACCTCATGTGATTGGCAGCATAGCTACATGCCTCTTCGACCTAAGCATCAGTCTAATCAGACAGAAtgattgaaaacacctgtgtgggtgtgcaggccCTTTTAATGTTATTAACAGCAACACTTGAGATTTTCCTaccatgacaagtcaaaatgtgttCTGTGAAAAGGCCTTCCCACATAAAGATCATAACTATACCATCCATGGCCGGATTAACACTCTAGTGGGCCCCTACTGGCCCTCAGCTTTTGGTACTTTggttaaacacaaagtattaaGGAATATCCATTATGTAAACTTAAACACAGGGCCCCTCTAAAGGACATGTAGACAAGTAGCCTAGATAGTAATACAGGACCCACCTTAAGGCCTTTATCATTTCAATTGATACTGTGCTTCAGTggtgcatattcccaaacaaatttGTAGTAAgaaattaccacaaaccaaaTTACACACAATAGGGCTTTTTCactaaagacattttgacagtaggaaaaaacacagctgtaaatattgaaattaatgttggctgaattccattcagctgcttcagtttcagcaTCCTGGTATTGTCCATGCTGTCTCACTGTCACGACTTACTGGGACACGTGAATCGAACAAAGCCATTGTTAATACTATCTTATGTCTGGTGTTACCTCTGTAGGTGAAATGCGACCTCCTCTGCGCTGGGTGCTGTGGGACGTGAAAGACACCCTGCTGAAGGTGCGTGCTACTGTGGGAGAGCAGTACTGCAAGGAGGCCGAACGAATGGGCTTGAATCTCAGTGCTGTGGAGGTCGAAGCTGCTTTCCTCCAGGCATATCGACATCATTCCAGCAGATACCCAAACTATGGCCTCACTCAGGGCCTGGATGGACGGTCTTGGTGGATGGGGGTGGTGCAGGAATCTTTCTCCCAGTGCAGGGTACAGGACCCAGCCCTGCTGAATACAATGGCTCACAACCTTTATCATAACTTCTGCAATGCAGAGAACTGGGAGGTAAATGACAGatgacacatacacatagaataaataataagttggtaattttatcattcatttgtaaAAACCTGCTTTTCTAATGTTATCTGCTAAATAATGCATCAGAAAGACAACACATTCAATATTCTGAAAACAAATCAAGTAATAGTAGTTTTTGCGATCACTGTCATCATCAAAAGCCTTTTTTACTAATGCAGGAAAACAGACATGGATCTGTTTAAATCGGGCgctttgtaaagcatttttagaacaaatgtttgctttttatcTTAATGTTTATAAAAATTGACAACACAGtacacaaaatgtcaacttaAAATTGTATAATGTCCCTCTGTTTTAGGTATTTCCAGACTCAAAGAAGGCCCTGGAGAGTTGTTCTTCTCTAGGACTGAAGCTGGGTGTGGTATCAAACTTTGATAGCCGCCTAGAAGAGATCTTACGTGTTTGTGGTCTGCTGTCTCACTTCAGCTTTTTGATAACATCAGAGGAAGCAGGTATAGCAAAGCCGAGTCCTACCATCTTTAATCAGGCACTGCAGAAATGTGGTGTACCAGCTGCAAGTGTAGCTCATGTTGGGGACCACTATATGAATGACTACCTCGCCTCTCGGTCTGTGGGCATCCACGGGTTCCTATTAGATAGAAACAACAAGCATAACCGACCTGACGTTCCTCAAGAGCATCGGCTCAGCTCTCTGGAGGAGCTGCCATCACAGCTTCAGCCGCACATCAACTAATGCTCAGTGAGTAATAACAGTCATGGGCTCAAGTGCAAAGCTACTCAGCCTAAATGTGGTTCAGTTAAGGAGCTAATTTCTGTGATTTAGCCATGTTGACCAGAGTGAGCTCAACCACTTTAGAGCTCTTCAcatgtttaacaaaataaatgctCCTGAGAGAAATTTATAGAAAACAAATCCAGAATATCATGAGTTGTAATATAAaaactgtatatacagtgtggAATTATCAtgtattattactgtaaataaattggGAGcagtaaatatatattaattgtACAAAGTCTGTCTTAGAAAGCCTTTTTTCATCTGATGACAAAATCAAAGGGTTTTGAgacaaaaagtttttttttttcaaaacacgTTTTTAAAAACGTATACAATCATCAGTGCTACTATTTTCTTTATAGCACTAATagaatgattttaaaaacaagtcGCACCAAAAGTGTAACAGGATCATAATGACAACACTGCAAAAATTAGGCAACACAAAAGTGGGGaacatacagatgggtgacaaattaaagataAAACGAGCACATagtgtcttagtaaggtgttAGGCCACCGTATCTGAAACTCCACttttcttccaaaagatattccctcatctGGTGTTTAGTGTTAGTGGAGAGCACTCACACATCACTCCCAAAAGGGTTCAGATGGGTTGACATTTGGTGACTGCTAAGATCGTAGCACATGATcgttttcatactcatcaaaccattcagtgaccccCGTTGTTATCctgaaaaatgtttcacatcTGTATAATAGTGATTACTCTGA
It contains:
- the hdhd3 gene encoding haloacid dehalogenase-like hydrolase domain-containing protein 3, with the translated sequence MRPPLRWVLWDVKDTLLKVRATVGEQYCKEAERMGLNLSAVEVEAAFLQAYRHHSSRYPNYGLTQGLDGRSWWMGVVQESFSQCRVQDPALLNTMAHNLYHNFCNAENWEVFPDSKKALESCSSLGLKLGVVSNFDSRLEEILRVCGLLSHFSFLITSEEAGIAKPSPTIFNQALQKCGVPAASVAHVGDHYMNDYLASRSVGIHGFLLDRNNKHNRPDVPQEHRLSSLEELPSQLQPHIN
- the trub2 gene encoding mitochondrial mRNA pseudouridine synthase TRUB2, yielding MDGPWTCCGFKEGSVLIQVSQNLDDLMATPAIRMFRKLEGLFCVYKPSGVHWKLVRDSIETNLLKGLNATPSQPVPQEVRFLAHPSSETGAPKGLTLSAASVPVLSKHPLVTGPEFMRIRVGVGHRLDTFSSGVLVLAVGNGNKALNDLYRTRVTRDYTLEGEFGTATDDSSHTGRVMERSTYGHITQDKLDRVLAMLQGANQKALLMYSNVDMRSQEAYEMAVHGLLGPEGKSLPVLTGLRCTHFQPPIFTLEVQCLNETQKYLRKVVHEIGLELRSTAVCKGVRRTRDGPFTLQDALTHHHWTASDVTQAIRQYHSSKQKQKNSHTRIKDPEIQPAEENTPTASQQNDTSDKAAVGRIK